The Elaeis guineensis isolate ETL-2024a chromosome 14, EG11, whole genome shotgun sequence genome has a segment encoding these proteins:
- the LOC140853774 gene encoding SUN domain-containing protein 2-like, whose product MAANTAFNHNASLTLDSNSKPNARRRTVVVVEKKSGADMLTEGLNGVSKDKVIVNGKDLSHTIRGESVLDRSKNLSQWKKELFVSSTISPQRKKDIPKPQKPKWQTVLSILTKNFLLLAVLLWLGQTVWRWTDMIRDNTNSPFVALYYDGRISEVESSLKKIAKMLQVQVEAVDQKIGNEIGIMTSDIRKQIEEKGALLEKELKKLEVRTDCLDKSLTEFNEVGLLSKEEFERFWNELKTTRSPDGSDSDVNLDQIRAFARDVVKKEIEKHAADGLGRVDYALAFGGARVVKHSEPYGFEKVNSWFSVRNGVHANAHKMLELSFGEPGQCFPLQGSSGFVEIRLRTGIIPEAVTLEHVSKVSFNCLFLVSSYNIHFSYFLHFNHTTVLEWEEGLERVGACDDVRGKNLIGGNVVI is encoded by the exons ATGGCAGCAAATACTGCTTTCAATCATAATGCATCCTTGACATTGGATTCAAACTCGAAGCCAAATGCTAGGAGAAGAACAGTGGTAGTTGTAGAGAAGAAATCAGGTGCTGATATGCTTACTGAAGGACTTAATGGGGTTAGCAAGGATAAGGTGATTGTTAATGGGAAGGATCTGAGTCATACAATCAGGGGAGAATCTGTGCTTGACAGATCAAAAAACTTGTCGCAGTGGAAGAAAGAATTGTTTGTTTCCTCCACCATTTCACCACAGCGTAAGAAAGATATTCCAAAGCCACAGAAGCCAAAGTGGCAAACTGTTCTTAGCATTCTCACCAAGAATTTCCTTCTTCTAGCAGTTCTTTTATGGCTGGGGCAGACAGTTTGGAGATGGACCGATATGATTCGAGACAATACTAACTCACCATTTGTTGCTTTGTATTATGATGGTCGGATCTCTGAAGTTGAGTCATCTTTAAAGAAAATAGCAAAGATGTTGCAGGTTCAGGTAGAAGCTGTAGACCAAAAAATTGGAAATGAGATTGGGATCATGACAAGTGACATTAGAAAGCAAATTGAAGAGAAAGGGGCACTGTTAGAGAAGGAGTTGAAGAAGTTGGAAGTTAGGACCGATTGTTTAGACAAGTCTTTGACTGAATTTAACGAAGTGGGTCTCCTTTCGAAGGAAGAATTTGAAAGATTTTGGAATGAGCTGAAGACCACTAGAAGTCCAGATGGTAGTGATAGTGATGTTAATTTGGACCAAATTAGGGCTTTCGCTAGAGATGTTGTTAAGAAAGAGATTGAGAAGCATGCAGCTGATGGTCTTGGAAGAGTTGATTATGCTTTAGCTTTTGGTGGGGCCAGGGTGGTCAAGCATTCAGAGCCTTATGGTTTTGAGAAAGTGAACAGTTGGTTTTctgttcgaaatggagtccatgctAATGCTCATAAAATGCTGGAGCTGAGTTTTGGGGAACCTGGCCAATGTTTTCCCTTGCAAGGAAGCAGTGGGTTTGTTGAGATTAGGCTTCGAACAGGGATCATACCTGAGGCTGTCACTCTAGAGCATGTCTCTAAG GTTTCTTTTAACTGTTTGTTTCTTGTTAGTTCATATAACATCCATTTTTCCTATTTCTTGCATTTTAATCATACAACTGTTCTTGAG TGGGAAGAAGGACTGGAAAGAGTTGGAGCTTGTGATGATGTTCGAGGAAAGAACCTCATTGGTGGAAATGTTGTGATATAA